A single region of the Liolophura sinensis isolate JHLJ2023 chromosome 9, CUHK_Ljap_v2, whole genome shotgun sequence genome encodes:
- the LOC135475040 gene encoding LOW QUALITY PROTEIN: uncharacterized protein LOC135475040 (The sequence of the model RefSeq protein was modified relative to this genomic sequence to represent the inferred CDS: deleted 1 base in 1 codon), whose translation MNNNVIHIVPEEAILLDVRSKFPCTVEGCDKTLSNYGALRMHLVKTHKHYQNEEDRALGLKLKRVDKTTYLYHCPVKSCPKHKYNGQANSYFTSMKLLKQHYGKLHAEKKFRCEKCGRGFGLERDKRRHEETCGFLLQCNTCQCPYSTVEAMLTHCRRKNHDPPEECVSKKKIKEREGKAKKNLSVDQDRTKATPSIIFINMLPTQSDVPGNTTPGASTFRHILPKPSLQKTVPYTTVTMANGQFLVTQENLEPRQNVDTQTDRRLTEQGTSIATDLFCAAAVRHAKDAEAMISPGRRDAEVSVSPRNREIGTSMTDLCAVDYIKNHQSIDGCRQISDLSNNNVSGINNRPNQQDNYNVQYNPISSSFIDSGHNNSQSPFGMSPGDSVCSTKGMQTLMSLPLRSELSIAVAETQTPGDYILKQAMASAHISLAKESKGSQVSPRAKIRGHAGGIAVNSQSCQTSRLSEHHKSPKRKRHRKCASGDCAVNNRNKSLSWKGDRVSNRSQASSNYLASLSAGESVGSSSQGLLTGVLSHAGNSCLVRGAGNNVGVRTRHLSSTASTTTTMLIDGPHNEDIPGSLAEFDDLTDHQTQTIDIFENLNAAAASISTQTPQSYLAQPNEIGTQPEGANLQHSHTQTFVSAFTAHAEQVRSFEGALENPVLSAQLKTFEGAGKTLGYASQTRLPGRSTLNPVLAGQTSDDDESVPDTFETSCGTGAALSDFSEVDVQPRITFTNSDVQTSATDLLNLLDMGVQADSGPGTTIQTQTDVDEMGELFCHNMETQTASDLFLQDLEFSDIQIQTNLDLECLEDSSSTVETQTMWHSAAAGSARELSDMQTQTLFPTNPNFDPDLTDSHTQTPWEDITSLILQDL comes from the exons ATGAACAATAATGTGATCCACATAGTCCCTGAAGAAGCCATTTTGCTGGATGTGAGGAGTAAATTCCCCTGTACTGTGGAGGGCTGTGACAAAACCCTGTCTAACTATGGAGCTCTCAGAATGCATCTGGTCAAGACGCACAAACATTACCAG AATGAGGAAGACCGTGCCCTGGGGTTGAAGTTGAAGAGAGTGGACAAGACAACATACCTATACCACTGCCCTGTGAAATCCTGTCCTAAACACAAGTACAATGGGCAGGCCAACTCCTACTTCACATCCATGAAGCTGCTCAAACAG CACTATGGCAAGCTCCATGCCGAGAAGAAGTTcaggtgtgagaaatgtgggCGTGGGTTTGGTCTGGAGAGAGACAAACGCCGCCATGAGGAAACCTGTGGCTTCTTACTGCAGTGCAATACCTGTCAATGTCCCTATTCCACTGTGGAGGCCATGCTGACACACTGCAGGCGGAAGAACCATGACCCACCTGAGGAATGTGTTAGCAAAAAGAAGATTAAGGAAAG GGAGGGGAAAGCAAAGAAGAATCTGTCAGTGGATCAAGACAGGACCAAAGCAACACCAAGTATTATCTTCATCAACATGCTGCCTACTCAGAGTGATGTCCCAGGTAACACCACCCCAGGGGCAAGCACCTTTAGACACATCCTCCCCAAACCCAGTCTCCAGAAAACCGTGCCTTACACGACTGTTACCATGGCCAATGGTCAGTTTCTGGTCACCCAGGAGAACCTGGAACCCAGACAGAATGtggacacacagacagacagacgccTCACAGAACAAGGCACCAGCATAGCCACTGATCTCTTTTGCGCAGCAGCTGTGAGACACGCAAAGGATGCAGAGGCTATGATTTCACCTGGGAGAAGAGATGCTGAGGTTTCAGTGAGCCCTAGGAACAGAGAAATAGGCACAAGTATGACAGATTTATGTGCAGTGGATTATATAAAGAACCATCAATCTATAGATGGGTGTCGACAAATTTCAGATCTATCTAATAATAACGTGTCAGGTATAAATAACCGACCCAATCAGCAAGATAACTATAATGTGCAATACAACCCTATCAGTAGTTCATTTATAGACTCAGGGCATAATAACAGCCAGTCTCCATTTGGCATGAGCCCAGGAGATTCTGTGTGTTCTACTAAAGGTATGCAGACATTAATGAGCTTACCTCTCAGATCTGAGTTATCTATAGCTGTGGCAGAAACACAGACCCCAGGGGATTATATTCTCAAACAGGCTATGGCCAGCGCTCACATTTCTCTAGCTAAAGAGTCTAAAGGCTCACAGGTGTCACCTAGAGCAAAGATCAGAGGCCATGCAGGTGGTATAGCTGTTAACTCACAGAGCTGTCAGACGTCACGGTTGAGTGAACATCACAAGTCCCCCAAGAGGAAGAGACATAGGAAGTGTGCCAGTGGGGACTGCGCAGTTAATAACAGGAACAAAAGTTTGTCATGGAAGGGTGACAGAGTTAGTAACAGATCTCAGGCCAGTTCTAACTACCTGGCCAGTCTCTCAGCAGGTGAATCTGTGGGGTCATCTAGTCAAGGGTTGTTAACAGGTGTGTTGAGTCATGCAGGTAACAGTTGTCTCGTTAGAGGAGCAGGTAACAACGTAGGTGTACGTACACGTCATTTATCTTCCACAGCCAGCACAACCACCACCATGTTGATTGACGGTCCTCATAATGAGGATATACCTGGTAGTTTAGCAGAGTTTGACGACCTAACTGACCACCAGACACAGACTATAGACATCTTTGAGAATCTAAATGCCGCAGCAGCCAGCATTTCTACACAGACTCCACAAAGTTACCTGGCTCAGCCTAACGAGATAGGGACACAGCCAGAGGGGGCTAACTTACAGCACAGTCACACACAGACATTTGTCTCTGCCTTCACTGCCCATGCTGAACAGGTCAGATCCTTTGAGGGAGCTTTGGAGAACCCTGTCTTGTCTGCACAGCTGAAGACTTTTGAGGGAGCAGGGAAAACCTTAGGGTATGCTAGTCAGACAAGGCTACCAGGTCGGTCGACTCTGAACCCCGTCTTAGCTGGACAGACGAGTGATGACGACGAGTCCGTACCTGACACCTTCGAGACAAGTTGTGGTACAGGTGCTGCTCTGTCAGATTTCTCTGAAGTTGACGTTCAGCCCAGAATAACCTTCACAAATTCTGATGTCCAAACATCTGCCACAGACCTGCTAAATCTGCTGGACATGGGGGTTCAGGCAGACAGTGGGCCAGGGACAACCATCCAGACCCAGACTGATGTGGATGAGATG GGGGAGCTCTTCTGTCACAACATGGAGACTCAAACAGCCAGCGACCTCTTTCTCCAAGACCTGGAATTCTCTGACATCCAGATTCAGACTAACCTTGACCTGGAGTGTTTAGAGGACAGCTCCAGTACAGTGGAAACCCAGACCATGTGGCACTCTGCAGCTGCGGGAAGTGCCAGGGAACTGTCAGATATGCAGACGCAGACACTGTTTCCTACCAACCCTAACTTTGACCCTGATCTCACAGATTCTCACACCCAGACCCCGTGGGAGGATATCACCTCACTTATCCTGCAGGATCTATAA